One part of the Oenanthe melanoleuca isolate GR-GAL-2019-014 chromosome 26, OMel1.0, whole genome shotgun sequence genome encodes these proteins:
- the CDK18 gene encoding cyclin-dependent kinase 18: MNKMKNFKRRFSLSVPRTETIEESLTEFTEQFNQLNNQRNEDLAQGHLQLEQLGREVAGDGSPASPPQGQRQGQGQSPVAAVRYRNHGQRRFSMEDVSKRLSLPMDIRLPPEFLQKLQMESLELPKPLSRMSRRASLSDIGFGKLETYIKLDKLGEGTYATVFKGRSKLTENLVALKEIRLEHEEGAPCTAIREVSLLKNLKHANIVTLHDIIHTERCLTLVFEYLDNDLKQYLENCGNLMSVHNVKIFMFQLLRGLAYCHGRKILHRDLKPQNLLINERGELKLADFGLARAKSVPTKTYSNEVVTLWYRPPDVLLGSTEYSTPIDMWGVGCIHYEMVTGRPMFPGSTVKEELHLIFRLLGTPTEDTWPGITSNEEFKAYNFSQYRAQPLINHAPRLDSEGVDLLTNLLLYRAKGRISAEAALQHPYFRSLGERVHLLPDNASIFSLKEIQLQKDPGHRGSAFQHSARGKNRRQSIF; encoded by the exons ATGAACAAGATGAAAAACTTCAAGAGGAGGTTTTCTCTCTCGGTGCCGCGCACGGAGACCATCGAGGAGTCGCTGACGGAGTTCACGGAGCAGTTCAACCAGCTCAACAACCAGAGGAACGAGG ACCTGGCTCAGGGccacctgcagctggagcagctgggcagggaggtggcCGGGGATGGCAGCCCCGCGTCCCCGCCGcagggacagcgacagggacagggacagtccCCGGTGGCCGCCGTGCGCTACCGCAACCACGGCCAGCGCCGCTTCTCCATGGAG GACGTCAGCAAGCGCCTCTCGCTGCCCATGGACATCCGGCTGCCCCCCGAGttcctgcagaagctgcagatggagagcctggagctgcccaagCCCCTGAGCAGGATGTCCCGCCGAGCCTCCCTC TCAGATATTGGCTTTGGGAAGCTGGAAACCTACATCAAACTGGACAAACTGGGAGAG ggCACCTACGCCACGGTGTTCAAGGGCCGCAGCAAACTGACCGAGAACCTGGTGGCGCTGAAGGAAATCCGGCTGGAGCACGAGGAGGGGGCGCCGTGCACGGCCATCCGCGAGG TGTCGCTGCTGAAGAACCTCAAGCACGCCAACATCGTCACCCTGCACGACATCATCCACACCGAGCGCTGCCTCACCCTCGTCTTCGAGTACCTG gacaaCGACCTCAAGCAGTACCTGGAGAACTGCGGGAACCTGATGAGTGTGCACAATGTGAAG atCTTCATGTTCCAGCTGCTCCGTGGCCTGGCTTATTGCCACGGCAGGAAAATCCTGCACCGAGACCTCAAACCCCAGAACCTGCTCATCAACGAGCGGGGGGAGCTCAAGCTGGCTGATTTCG GATTAGCCAGGGCCAAGTCAGTCCCGACTAAAACCTATTCCAACGAGGTGGTGACGCTCTGGTACCGCCCTCCCGACGTCCTGCTGGGATCCACCGAGTATTCCACCCCCATCGACAtgtg GGGGGTCGGGTGCATCCACTACGAGATGGTGACGGGCCGGCCGATGTTCCCCGGCTCCACGGTGAAGGAGGAGCTGCACCTCATCTTCCGCCTGCTGG GAACCCCCACAGAGGACACCTGGCCTGGGATAACATCCAACGAGGAGTTCAAGGCTTACAACTTCAGCCAGTACCGCGCCCAGCCACTCATCAACCACGCCCCGAG gCTGGACTCAGAAGGCGTCGATCTGCTGACAAACCTGCTGCTG TACAGAGCCAAGGGCCGGATCTCAGCcgaggcagccctgcagcacccctaCTTCAGGAGCCTGGGAGAGCGTGTGCACCTCCTGCCTGACA ACGCCTCCATCTTCTCCCTGAAGGAGATCCAGCTGCAGAAGGACCCTGGGCACCGAGGCTCAGCCTTCCAGCACTCAG cccgAGGCAAGAACAGGAGGCAGAGTATATTTTAA